A stretch of Flexivirga aerilata DNA encodes these proteins:
- a CDS encoding DNA translocase FtsK produces the protein MGVAHVAGGAARRVGHSARELEPELRRDGLGFALVAAAVVIAAREWWGLAGAAGDVIHAIVAGTFGLGALVLPLVLVLIGVHLMRSPRGHHATNRVLIGLALFAVSVCGVTSIAKGVPQPGSGEALRDAGGIIGFLASSPVVAAVHTAGALVLLLLLGIFSVLVMTATPVSMIPERIQQVRTRLFDHHPDDGYDEGPVDAVAGDLHGDQIDGPKKRHRKSSKKADGQGDGLDGDEAFEQAATVAPRRTKGGRVLRPGEKAPAADVYDVDAAGTDAADADAPASRPVPDGASDRPAAGETRAVPLPGTTGAPPAAAAAPGPKPGLEAPPTTPLPQRVEQLQLAGDVTYTLPSAEVLQPGTPHKARSAANDRVVEALTETLESFGVDAQVTGFTRGPTVTRYEVELGSGTKVERVTALSKNIAYAVASADVRILSPIPGKKAIGIEIPNTDREKVSLGDVLRSGAARGNDHPMVMGVGKDVEGGYVIANLAKMPHMLVAGATGAGKSSFVNSMITSVMMRATPDEVRMVLVDPKRVELTAYEGIPHLITPIITNPKKAAEALQWVVREMDTRYDDLAAFGYKHIDDFNKAVRAGKVTPPPGSERVMQPYPYLLVIVDELADLMMVAPRDVEESIVRITQLARAAGIHLVLATQRPSVDVVTGLIKANVPSRMAFATSSLADSRVVLDQPGAEKLIGQGDALFLPMGASKPMRVQGAWVTETEVQEVVSHVKGQLTVAYRDDVQVSAPKKEIDEDIGDDLDLLLQAAELVITSQFGSTSMLQRKLRVGFAKAGRLMDLMESRGIVGPSEGSKARDVLVKPDDLPTTLALLRGEDVPTEQPYDGASDQGAAADYGDDDGGGEDAWQLTDRRD, from the coding sequence ATGGGTGTCGCCCACGTCGCCGGCGGCGCCGCCCGCCGGGTCGGCCACTCCGCGCGCGAGCTCGAGCCGGAGCTGCGCCGCGACGGGCTCGGTTTCGCCCTGGTCGCCGCGGCGGTCGTCATCGCGGCCCGCGAGTGGTGGGGCCTCGCCGGAGCAGCGGGCGACGTCATCCATGCGATCGTCGCCGGCACGTTCGGCCTGGGCGCCCTCGTGCTGCCGCTCGTGCTCGTGCTGATCGGCGTGCACCTGATGCGCTCGCCGCGCGGCCATCACGCCACCAACCGGGTGCTGATCGGGCTGGCGCTGTTCGCAGTCTCGGTCTGCGGCGTCACGAGCATCGCCAAGGGCGTGCCGCAGCCGGGCAGTGGCGAAGCGCTGCGCGACGCCGGCGGCATCATCGGCTTCCTCGCCTCCAGCCCGGTCGTCGCCGCGGTCCACACCGCGGGCGCCCTCGTGCTGCTGTTGCTGCTCGGCATCTTCAGCGTGCTGGTGATGACGGCGACGCCGGTGAGCATGATCCCCGAGCGTATCCAGCAGGTGCGGACGCGGCTGTTCGACCACCACCCCGACGACGGGTATGACGAGGGTCCCGTCGACGCGGTCGCCGGCGACCTGCACGGCGACCAGATCGACGGCCCGAAGAAGCGCCACCGCAAGAGCTCCAAGAAGGCCGACGGGCAGGGCGACGGCCTCGACGGCGACGAGGCGTTCGAGCAGGCCGCGACCGTCGCGCCGCGCCGCACCAAGGGCGGCCGCGTGCTGCGGCCGGGCGAGAAGGCTCCCGCCGCCGATGTCTACGACGTCGACGCCGCCGGCACCGACGCCGCCGATGCGGACGCACCGGCGTCGCGGCCCGTCCCCGACGGTGCGTCCGACCGGCCCGCCGCCGGCGAGACCCGCGCCGTGCCCCTGCCGGGCACGACCGGGGCGCCGCCCGCTGCCGCCGCGGCTCCCGGTCCGAAGCCGGGCCTGGAGGCCCCGCCGACCACGCCGCTGCCGCAGCGGGTCGAGCAGCTCCAGCTGGCCGGCGACGTCACCTACACGCTGCCGTCCGCCGAGGTGCTGCAGCCGGGCACCCCGCACAAGGCGCGCTCGGCCGCCAACGACCGGGTCGTCGAGGCGCTCACCGAGACGCTCGAATCCTTCGGCGTCGACGCCCAGGTCACCGGCTTCACCCGCGGCCCGACCGTCACCCGCTACGAGGTCGAACTCGGCTCGGGCACCAAGGTCGAGCGGGTCACCGCGCTCTCCAAGAACATCGCCTACGCGGTGGCGTCCGCCGACGTGCGCATCCTCAGCCCGATCCCCGGCAAGAAGGCGATCGGCATCGAGATCCCCAACACCGACCGCGAGAAGGTCAGCCTCGGCGACGTGCTGCGCAGCGGCGCCGCCCGGGGTAACGACCACCCGATGGTGATGGGCGTCGGCAAGGACGTCGAGGGCGGCTACGTGATCGCCAACCTGGCGAAGATGCCGCACATGCTGGTGGCCGGTGCGACCGGTGCCGGTAAGTCGTCGTTCGTCAACTCGATGATCACCTCGGTGATGATGCGCGCCACGCCGGACGAGGTGCGGATGGTGCTGGTCGACCCCAAGCGGGTGGAACTGACGGCATACGAAGGCATCCCGCACCTGATCACGCCGATCATCACCAACCCCAAGAAGGCCGCCGAGGCGCTGCAGTGGGTCGTGCGCGAGATGGACACCAGGTATGACGACCTGGCGGCGTTCGGCTACAAGCACATCGACGACTTCAACAAGGCGGTCCGGGCCGGCAAGGTCACGCCGCCGCCGGGGTCGGAGCGGGTCATGCAGCCCTACCCCTACCTGCTGGTGATCGTCGACGAGCTCGCCGACCTGATGATGGTCGCGCCGCGCGACGTCGAGGAGTCGATCGTCCGCATCACCCAGCTGGCCCGCGCGGCCGGCATCCACCTGGTGCTGGCGACGCAGCGCCCCTCGGTCGACGTCGTCACCGGTCTGATCAAGGCCAACGTGCCGAGCCGGATGGCGTTCGCGACCTCCTCGCTCGCCGACTCGCGGGTCGTGCTCGACCAGCCCGGTGCGGAGAAGCTGATCGGCCAGGGTGACGCTCTCTTCCTGCCGATGGGTGCCTCCAAACCGATGCGCGTGCAGGGCGCCTGGGTCACCGAAACCGAAGTGCAGGAAGTGGTTTCGCACGTCAAGGGTCAGCTCACCGTCGCCTACCGCGACGACGTGCAGGTGTCCGCGCCCAAGAAGGAGATCGACGAGGACATCGGGGACGACCTCGACCTGCTGCTGCAGGCCGCGGAGCTGGTGATCACCAGCCAGTTCGGGTCGACGTCGATGCTGCAGCGCAAGCTGCGCGTCGGTTTCGCCAAGGCCGGACGGCTGATGGACCTGATGGAGAGCCGCGGCATCGTCGGCCCGTCCGAGGGGTCCAAGGCGCGCGACGTGCTGGTCAAGCCGGACGACCTGCCGACCACGCTCGCGCTGTTGCGCGGGGAGGACGTGCCCACCGAGCAGCCGTATGACGGGGCCTCCGACCAGGGCGCCGCGGCCGACTACGGCGACGACGACGGCGGTGGCGAGGACGCGTGGCAGCTGACGGATCGTCGCGACTGA
- a CDS encoding ion channel yields MAADGSSRLSGAPGGGLAGPVGPRQLLAQLREVPCGVLLAVQLLGILVYPFTEGSTAGRTVFSLFQLLVLGLAVGAVRHTPALTWISVCIGAPAAVLTVLTAIWTDPEGLELASDATHAVFYFYTAYALIRYMFSDDHVSRDEMLATGACFTVVAWGFAYLYGAVQILWGAGQFSSPGGGQLSWMELLFLSFTTMTGTGLSDISPAGSYARSVIMLEQLAGVNYLALVVARLLGMTLARFQRTTRRNKGGDGQQ; encoded by the coding sequence GTGGCAGCTGACGGATCGTCGCGACTGAGCGGCGCGCCCGGCGGCGGTCTCGCCGGTCCGGTCGGCCCGCGGCAGCTGCTCGCCCAGTTGCGCGAGGTGCCGTGCGGCGTGCTGCTCGCGGTGCAGCTGCTCGGCATCCTGGTCTACCCGTTCACCGAGGGCAGCACCGCGGGCCGGACGGTGTTCTCGCTGTTCCAGCTGCTGGTGCTCGGGCTGGCCGTCGGCGCGGTGCGGCACACGCCGGCGCTGACCTGGATCTCGGTGTGCATCGGCGCCCCGGCCGCCGTGCTCACGGTGCTGACCGCGATCTGGACCGACCCGGAGGGCCTGGAGCTGGCCTCCGACGCCACGCATGCGGTCTTCTACTTCTACACGGCCTACGCGCTGATCCGTTACATGTTCTCCGACGACCACGTGTCGCGCGACGAAATGCTCGCCACCGGAGCGTGTTTCACCGTCGTCGCGTGGGGCTTCGCCTACCTCTACGGTGCGGTGCAGATCCTCTGGGGCGCCGGGCAGTTCAGCTCACCGGGCGGCGGTCAGCTCAGCTGGATGGAGCTGCTCTTCCTGTCGTTCACCACGATGACCGGCACTGGCCTCTCCGACATCTCACCGGCCGGCTCCTACGCGAGATCGGTCATCATGCTGGAGCAGCTGGCCGGGGTGAACTATCTTGCGTTGGTGGTGGCGCGGCTGCTCGGCATGACGCTTGCCCGGTTCCAGCGCACGACGCGGCGCAACAAGGGAGGGGATGGTCAGCAATGA
- a CDS encoding gamma carbonic anhydrase family protein, giving the protein MLIRLPDRVPEVASSSWIAPNATVVGAVTVGERCGVWYGAVLRADLETVTLGDETNIQDNSVLHADPGAPLTVGARVSVGHNATLHGCTIEDDVLVGMGARVLNRATIGAGSLIAAGAVIPEGMQVPPRSLVAGVPAKVRRDLTDEEVEIIGLNAQVYVDLAATHRDGEVDAG; this is encoded by the coding sequence ATGCTGATCCGGCTGCCGGACCGGGTGCCCGAGGTGGCGTCGTCGTCCTGGATCGCCCCCAACGCCACCGTCGTCGGTGCGGTGACCGTCGGCGAGCGCTGTGGTGTCTGGTATGGCGCGGTGCTGCGCGCGGACCTCGAGACCGTCACCCTCGGGGACGAGACCAACATCCAGGACAACAGCGTGCTGCACGCCGACCCCGGTGCCCCGCTCACGGTCGGTGCGCGAGTTTCGGTGGGGCACAACGCAACTCTGCACGGCTGCACGATCGAGGACGACGTGCTGGTCGGCATGGGCGCGCGCGTGCTCAATCGCGCGACGATCGGCGCGGGCTCGCTGATCGCGGCCGGCGCCGTCATACCCGAGGGAATGCAGGTGCCGCCGAGGTCCCTGGTCGCCGGTGTGCCGGCAAAGGTCCGCCGCGACCTCACCGACGAGGAGGTCGAGATCATCGGCCTCAACGCCCAGGTGTACGTCGACCTCGCCGCCACCCATCGCGACGGCGAGGTCGACGCAGGCTGA
- a CDS encoding DUF1269 domain-containing protein codes for MADNVILMTWPDQSKAYQAYSDLNALSNDGAIDLVSAAVVQRNPDGTFTVKDGDDNEIGSGTLGGSVIGMLVGVLGGPLGMLLGWAGGALVGGTVDAGRAADTSSVVADLSRAIPPGVTGLIGEVKEGSPAAVDQLAQQSGATLERRPLDEVMDEVAEAEDAAIAAADAADRKLHEEKKAERKADRKERLDKIKAKLHV; via the coding sequence ATGGCAGACAACGTGATCCTGATGACCTGGCCGGACCAGAGCAAGGCCTATCAGGCATACAGCGATCTGAACGCACTCTCCAACGACGGCGCGATCGACCTGGTCAGCGCGGCCGTCGTGCAGCGCAATCCGGACGGCACGTTCACCGTGAAGGACGGCGACGACAACGAGATCGGCTCCGGCACCCTCGGCGGCAGTGTCATCGGCATGCTGGTCGGCGTGCTCGGCGGACCGCTCGGCATGCTGCTCGGCTGGGCCGGGGGTGCGCTCGTCGGTGGCACGGTCGACGCCGGCCGGGCCGCCGACACCTCCAGCGTCGTGGCCGACCTGAGCCGGGCGATCCCGCCCGGGGTCACCGGCCTGATCGGCGAGGTGAAGGAGGGCTCGCCCGCGGCCGTCGACCAGCTCGCCCAGCAGAGCGGCGCCACGCTGGAACGCCGGCCGCTCGACGAGGTGATGGACGAGGTCGCCGAGGCCGAGGACGCCGCGATCGCTGCGGCCGACGCCGCCGATCGCAAGCTGCACGAGGAGAAGAAGGCCGAGCGCAAGGCCGACCGCAAGGAGCGCCTGGACAAGATCAAGGCCAAGCTGCACGTCTGA
- a CDS encoding response regulator has product MTRVLVVDDEPSLVRTLSINLRARDYQVEHAFDGRSALQSVDESAPDVLVLDLGLPDIDGVEVIRRIRRSSDVPIIVLSARHDSDDKVEALDEGADDYVTKPFGMDELLARVRAAIRRRSTASPHALPVRTKDFALDFAERIALRDGVPVRLTPTEWHFLETLAARPGHLVSQADLLREVWGPGYEKETHYLRVYAGGLRRKLEPDPAKPRYLITDPGIGYRLQL; this is encoded by the coding sequence GTGACCAGGGTCCTCGTCGTCGACGACGAACCCAGCCTCGTGCGCACGCTCAGCATCAACCTGCGCGCCCGGGACTACCAGGTGGAGCACGCCTTCGACGGGCGCAGTGCACTGCAGAGCGTGGACGAGTCGGCCCCCGACGTGCTGGTGCTCGACCTCGGGTTGCCCGACATCGACGGCGTCGAGGTGATCCGCCGGATCCGCCGCAGCAGCGACGTGCCGATCATCGTGCTGTCGGCACGGCACGACTCCGACGACAAGGTGGAGGCGCTCGACGAGGGTGCCGACGACTACGTCACCAAACCCTTCGGCATGGACGAGCTGCTCGCCCGGGTGCGCGCCGCGATCCGCCGTCGCTCCACCGCCTCGCCGCACGCACTTCCGGTGCGCACCAAGGACTTTGCGCTCGACTTCGCAGAGCGCATCGCGCTGCGCGACGGTGTGCCGGTGCGGCTCACCCCGACCGAGTGGCACTTCCTGGAGACGCTCGCGGCGCGGCCGGGGCACCTGGTGAGCCAGGCCGACCTGCTGCGCGAGGTGTGGGGCCCGGGCTACGAGAAGGAGACCCACTACCTGCGGGTGTATGCCGGTGGCCTGCGCCGCAAGCTCGAGCCCGACCCCGCCAAGCCGCGCTACCTGATCACCGACCCGGGCATCGGCTACCGCCTGCAGCTGTAG
- a CDS encoding ATP-binding protein: protein MSRGRLRIFLGSAPGVGKTVKMLQEAQRRRARGTDVVVGLVETHDRAYTAAQLDGLEVLPRREVVRDGATLHELDVDAVLRRRPEVVLVDELAHSNAGGAGHERRFEDIEQLLDAGIDVISTVNVQHLESLNDAVFQITGIRQQETVPDAVVRAADQIELVDMTPEALRRRLAHGNVYAADRVDAALANYFRAGNLSALRELALLWTADRVDEALARYRDDHDIDSTWPVRERVVVALTGGPEQETLLRRGARIASRGAGGELYAVQVVPDTGLRDVPPESATAARQLVAELGGTMHTVTGSDVGEAILEFARGVNASQIIVGASRRSRWQRLLGRGVGDTVVDGSGDIDVLMVSHELAHAGRSPAVDWDGLGLRREVAGWLLATVGVALLTWIIDVTSQGQALPLDVLIYLAFTVITAIVGGLWPALTSAVLASLALNWYFTPPEGTLTISQPQNAFALLVFVVVAVAVASVVHLTARRTARAIAAERDSRLLAELTHSLLAVKDQLPVLLDQARDIFDADGAALVRTTTTGVPGQPVMISGEVPLQELDARLTRAPVDDEHQLVIAGDVADAGQRRLVEAYASVAAAILHRNELAKQAAAAAGLAKDNRSRAALLAAVSHDLRTPLAAIKAGVSSLRSTDIQLTAADQRELLETVEESTDRLDGLIENLLDMSRIQSGSITARTDELQVGDLVSATLHTVSEPHRVRSWLPDPHLTCLADAGLAERVLANLLENALRYSPGRQEVVLSAERLGKAVEVRVIDRGPGVPASERTGIFAPFQRYGDSPRGNGVGLGLAVAKGLTEAMDGTLDAEDTPGGGLTMCVRLPVVDHKPGVAHPAESAQREGASS from the coding sequence ATGTCCCGTGGCCGTCTGCGCATCTTCCTCGGCTCCGCTCCCGGAGTCGGCAAGACCGTCAAGATGCTGCAGGAGGCGCAGCGCCGCCGGGCCCGTGGCACCGACGTGGTCGTCGGGCTCGTCGAGACCCACGACCGGGCCTACACCGCCGCGCAGCTGGACGGGCTCGAGGTGCTGCCCCGCCGCGAGGTGGTGCGGGACGGCGCCACGCTCCACGAGCTCGACGTCGACGCGGTGCTGCGCCGCCGGCCCGAGGTCGTGCTGGTCGACGAGCTCGCCCACAGCAACGCCGGCGGAGCGGGCCACGAGCGTCGTTTCGAGGACATCGAGCAGTTGCTCGACGCCGGCATCGACGTGATCTCCACGGTCAACGTGCAGCACCTGGAGTCGCTCAACGACGCGGTCTTCCAGATCACCGGCATCCGTCAGCAGGAGACCGTGCCGGACGCCGTGGTGCGGGCCGCCGACCAGATCGAGCTGGTCGACATGACGCCGGAGGCGCTGCGTCGCCGGCTCGCGCACGGCAATGTCTATGCCGCCGACCGCGTCGACGCGGCGCTCGCCAACTACTTCCGCGCCGGCAACCTGTCGGCGTTGCGCGAGCTCGCGCTGCTGTGGACCGCCGACCGTGTCGACGAGGCGCTCGCCCGCTACCGCGACGACCACGACATCGACTCCACCTGGCCGGTGCGCGAACGTGTCGTCGTCGCGCTCACCGGCGGCCCCGAGCAGGAGACGCTGCTGCGTCGTGGCGCGCGCATCGCGAGCCGCGGCGCCGGCGGCGAGCTGTATGCCGTGCAGGTCGTCCCCGACACCGGATTGCGTGACGTACCACCGGAATCCGCGACGGCAGCGCGGCAGCTGGTCGCCGAGCTCGGCGGCACGATGCACACGGTCACGGGCTCCGACGTCGGCGAGGCGATCCTGGAGTTCGCCCGCGGGGTCAATGCCTCGCAGATCATCGTCGGCGCCAGCCGCCGCAGCCGGTGGCAGCGGCTGCTCGGCCGGGGCGTGGGCGACACGGTCGTCGACGGGTCCGGTGACATCGACGTGCTGATGGTCAGCCACGAACTCGCGCACGCCGGCCGATCTCCCGCGGTCGACTGGGACGGTCTCGGGCTGCGCCGTGAGGTGGCCGGCTGGCTGCTCGCCACCGTCGGCGTCGCACTGCTCACCTGGATCATCGACGTGACGTCGCAGGGGCAGGCGCTCCCGCTCGACGTGCTGATCTACCTCGCGTTCACGGTGATCACCGCGATCGTCGGTGGTCTCTGGCCGGCGCTTACCTCCGCGGTGCTGGCGAGCCTCGCGCTCAACTGGTATTTCACCCCACCCGAGGGCACGCTCACCATCAGCCAGCCGCAGAACGCCTTCGCGCTGCTGGTCTTCGTCGTCGTCGCCGTGGCCGTTGCGTCCGTGGTCCACCTGACCGCGCGGCGCACTGCGAGAGCCATTGCGGCCGAACGAGATTCGCGCCTGCTCGCCGAGCTGACCCACTCCCTGCTCGCGGTCAAGGACCAGCTGCCGGTGCTGCTCGACCAGGCCCGCGACATCTTCGACGCCGACGGCGCCGCCCTGGTGCGCACCACCACGACCGGGGTCCCGGGGCAGCCGGTGATGATCAGCGGCGAGGTGCCGCTGCAGGAGCTCGACGCGCGCCTGACCCGTGCGCCAGTGGACGACGAGCACCAGCTGGTGATCGCCGGGGACGTCGCGGACGCCGGGCAGCGCCGGCTCGTCGAGGCCTACGCGAGCGTCGCCGCGGCGATCCTGCACCGCAACGAGCTCGCCAAGCAGGCGGCGGCCGCGGCCGGTCTGGCGAAGGACAACCGGTCCCGCGCGGCGCTGCTGGCCGCCGTGTCGCACGACCTGCGGACTCCGCTCGCGGCGATCAAGGCAGGCGTGTCGAGCCTGCGCAGCACCGACATACAACTGACGGCTGCCGATCAGCGGGAGCTGCTGGAAACCGTTGAGGAGTCGACGGATCGGCTCGACGGGCTGATCGAGAACCTGCTCGACATGTCGCGCATCCAGTCCGGCAGCATCACCGCCCGCACCGACGAGCTGCAGGTCGGCGACCTGGTCTCGGCGACGCTCCACACGGTCAGCGAGCCGCACCGGGTGCGCAGCTGGCTGCCCGACCCGCACCTGACCTGCCTCGCCGACGCGGGCCTGGCCGAGCGGGTGCTCGCCAACCTGCTGGAGAACGCTCTGCGCTACTCCCCCGGGCGCCAGGAGGTCGTGCTCAGCGCCGAACGCCTCGGCAAGGCAGTCGAAGTGCGGGTCATCGATCGCGGGCCGGGCGTGCCGGCGTCCGAACGCACCGGCATCTTCGCCCCCTTCCAGCGCTATGGCGACAGCCCCCGCGGCAACGGCGTGGGCCTCGGCCTCGCGGTCGCCAAGGGGCTGACCGAGGCGATGGACGGCACCCTCGACGCCGAGGACACTCCGGGCGGCGGCCTCACGATGTGCGTGCGGTTGCCGGTCGTCGACCACAAGCCCGGGGTCGCCCACCCCGCCGAATCCGCACAGCGAGAAGGAGCTTCATCGTGA
- the kdpC gene encoding potassium-transporting ATPase subunit KdpC yields the protein MTTSSLTIGRQTLAALRIFLVLTVLVGVLYPAAVWAVGRVAFHDQATGSPVSVDGRVVGSSLLGQQWKGPEWFHGRDSASAYAGDASGGSNLPATDTRQQEAVAAREKALAPLGGTPPPDALTMSASGLDPHISPAYARLQAPAVARARGLQPAQALRLVDEATEGRVAGFLGDERVNVLRLNLALQQLSGTK from the coding sequence ATGACCACCTCATCGCTCACCATCGGCCGCCAGACCCTCGCGGCCCTGCGCATCTTCCTCGTGCTGACCGTGCTGGTCGGCGTGCTCTACCCGGCCGCGGTCTGGGCCGTCGGACGGGTCGCCTTCCACGACCAGGCCACCGGCTCGCCGGTGTCGGTCGACGGCAGGGTCGTCGGCTCGTCGCTGCTCGGCCAGCAGTGGAAGGGCCCCGAGTGGTTCCACGGCCGCGACTCGGCGTCGGCGTATGCCGGGGACGCCAGCGGCGGCTCCAACCTCCCGGCGACCGACACGCGGCAGCAGGAGGCGGTCGCCGCCCGCGAGAAGGCGCTCGCACCGCTCGGCGGCACCCCGCCGCCCGACGCGCTCACGATGAGCGCGAGCGGTCTCGACCCGCACATTTCGCCCGCCTACGCCCGGCTCCAGGCACCGGCCGTCGCGAGGGCGCGCGGCCTGCAACCGGCGCAGGCGCTGCGGCTGGTCGACGAGGCCACTGAGGGACGGGTCGCGGGCTTCCTCGGCGACGAGCGGGTCAACGTGCTGCGGCTCAACCTGGCCCTCCAGCAGCTGTCCGGGACGAAGTGA
- the kdpB gene encoding potassium-transporting ATPase subunit KdpB — translation MSTLTHQAVESLPGALRKADPRHLVRQPVLFVVWISAVLTTVLACIHPSWFSVLVAIWLWATVLFANLAESVAEGRGKAQADTLRKTRSTTTARRITYGGGEEQVPAAELKLDDRVVIEAGQVIPGDGDVVEGIATVDESAITGESAPVVREAGGDRCAVTGGTTVLSDRIVVRITAKPGETFIDRMISLVEGAERQKTPNEIALGILLTVLTIIFLLAVATIPSLAGWNGPKPSVLVLVALLVCLIPTTIGALLSAIGIAGMDRLVQRNVLAMSGRAVEAAGDVSTLLLDKTGTITLGNRQAADIIVVGDGEASEVHRLAHLSSLADETPEGRSIVDWTANHLGKDHDSPAGATVVPFTAQTRMSGVDLADGTQLRKGAAGSVCRLVRESGGAGADEAMAIADRVSADGGTPLVVSIGREGGVTDAVGVIHLKDVIKPGMVERFAQLRQMGIRTVMITGDNPLTAKAIADEAGVDDFLAEATPEDKMRLIRTEQEGGRLVAMTGDGTNDAPALAQADVGVAMNTGTSAAKEAGNMVDLDSNPTKLIDIVGIGKQLLITRGALTTFSIANDLAKYFAIIPAMFVAIYPGLDGLNIMRLHSSNSAILSAVIFNALIIVALIPLSLKGVRYRPLRADQLLTRNLLIYGLGGVIVPFVGIKLIDLVIQFLPGM, via the coding sequence ATGTCGACTCTCACCCACCAGGCCGTCGAGTCGTTGCCCGGCGCGCTGCGCAAGGCCGATCCGCGGCACCTCGTGCGCCAGCCGGTGCTCTTCGTGGTCTGGATCAGCGCCGTCCTGACCACCGTCCTGGCCTGCATCCACCCGTCGTGGTTCTCGGTCCTGGTCGCGATCTGGCTGTGGGCGACGGTCCTGTTCGCCAACCTCGCCGAGTCCGTCGCCGAGGGCCGCGGCAAGGCGCAGGCGGACACGTTGCGCAAGACCCGCTCGACCACCACCGCCCGTCGCATCACGTATGGCGGGGGCGAGGAGCAGGTGCCGGCCGCGGAGCTGAAGCTGGACGACCGGGTGGTCATCGAGGCCGGCCAGGTGATCCCGGGCGACGGTGACGTCGTCGAGGGCATCGCGACCGTCGACGAGTCCGCGATCACCGGCGAATCCGCCCCGGTGGTCCGGGAGGCCGGCGGTGACCGGTGCGCCGTCACCGGCGGCACGACCGTGCTGTCGGACCGGATCGTGGTGCGCATCACCGCCAAGCCCGGCGAGACCTTCATCGACCGGATGATCTCCCTCGTCGAGGGCGCCGAACGGCAGAAGACCCCCAACGAGATCGCGCTCGGCATCCTGCTGACGGTGCTCACGATCATCTTCCTGCTGGCGGTCGCGACCATCCCGTCGCTCGCCGGCTGGAACGGCCCGAAGCCCAGCGTGCTGGTGCTCGTCGCGCTGCTGGTCTGCCTCATCCCGACCACCATCGGTGCCCTGCTGTCGGCGATCGGCATCGCCGGGATGGACCGGCTCGTGCAGCGCAACGTGCTCGCGATGTCCGGCCGCGCGGTCGAGGCCGCCGGTGACGTGTCCACGCTGCTGCTGGACAAGACCGGCACGATCACGCTCGGCAACCGGCAGGCCGCCGACATCATCGTGGTCGGGGACGGCGAGGCGAGCGAGGTGCACCGCCTGGCACACCTGTCGTCGCTGGCCGACGAGACCCCGGAGGGGCGGTCGATCGTCGACTGGACCGCGAACCACCTTGGCAAAGATCACGATTCGCCTGCCGGCGCGACGGTCGTGCCGTTCACCGCGCAGACCCGGATGAGCGGCGTGGACCTCGCCGACGGGACGCAGTTGCGCAAGGGCGCAGCCGGTTCGGTGTGCCGTCTGGTGCGCGAGTCCGGCGGCGCCGGCGCGGACGAGGCGATGGCGATCGCCGACCGGGTGTCCGCCGACGGCGGCACGCCGCTGGTGGTGTCCATCGGCCGCGAGGGCGGCGTGACGGACGCGGTCGGCGTCATACATCTGAAGGACGTGATCAAGCCCGGCATGGTCGAACGCTTCGCGCAGCTGCGGCAGATGGGCATCCGCACGGTGATGATCACCGGCGACAATCCGTTGACCGCCAAGGCGATTGCCGACGAGGCGGGAGTCGACGACTTCCTCGCGGAGGCGACGCCCGAGGACAAGATGCGCCTCATCCGGACCGAGCAGGAGGGCGGCCGGCTGGTCGCGATGACCGGCGACGGCACCAACGACGCACCCGCGCTCGCGCAGGCCGACGTCGGCGTGGCGATGAACACCGGCACCTCGGCGGCGAAGGAGGCCGGCAACATGGTCGACCTCGACTCCAACCCGACCAAGCTGATCGACATCGTCGGCATCGGCAAGCAGCTGCTGATCACCCGTGGCGCGCTCACGACCTTCTCGATCGCCAACGACCTGGCGAAGTACTTCGCGATCATTCCCGCGATGTTCGTGGCGATCTACCCGGGCCTCGACGGGCTCAACATCATGCGGCTGCACTCGTCCAACTCGGCGATCCTGTCGGCGGTCATCTTCAACGCGCTGATCATCGTGGCGTTGATCCCGTTGTCGCTCAAGGGAGTTCGCTACCGCCCGTTGCGGGCAGACCAGCTGCTCACGCGCAACCTGCTGATCTACGGACTGGGCGGCGTGATCGTGCCGTTCGTCGGGATCAAGCTCATCGACCTCGTTATCCAGTTCCTCCCCGGGATGTGA